One Mucilaginibacter ginkgonis genomic region harbors:
- a CDS encoding class I SAM-dependent methyltransferase has protein sequence MKEISLEAVAEKYNHLEIIWDEKDKWHTHTKAMINAFIKKVLITFDIKEWKILNAGSAGYSYDLEEKNILHVDIAAKRLENLKNSLVADIQKIPLRDQQFDLIICVGSVINYCDPPAVLKEFKRLLKTDGKMILEFENSYTLELIGKKSFNRKAVIVNSFYNGESEKVWFFSEKYILELAALYNFTLVETFRCHILSPLIYRIFKNEQFAAKFAKLDSILRDLPILNKFSSNTICLFTQC, from the coding sequence ATGAAAGAAATCTCACTGGAAGCAGTTGCCGAAAAATACAATCACCTGGAGATTATTTGGGATGAAAAGGATAAATGGCATACGCATACTAAAGCAATGATTAACGCCTTTATCAAGAAAGTGCTCATCACTTTTGACATAAAAGAATGGAAGATTTTAAATGCAGGTTCGGCCGGATATAGCTATGACTTAGAAGAGAAAAACATCCTTCATGTTGATATTGCTGCGAAGCGGTTGGAAAATCTTAAGAATTCACTAGTCGCCGATATTCAAAAGATTCCATTAAGAGATCAACAATTTGATCTAATAATTTGCGTTGGAAGCGTCATCAATTATTGCGATCCCCCGGCAGTTCTAAAAGAGTTTAAAAGACTATTAAAGACTGATGGAAAAATGATTTTGGAATTTGAGAACAGCTACACTCTTGAATTAATTGGTAAAAAGTCTTTTAACCGAAAGGCAGTGATTGTTAATTCGTTTTACAACGGGGAGTCAGAGAAAGTTTGGTTTTTCTCTGAAAAATATATTTTAGAATTAGCCGCTCTTTATAATTTTACTTTAGTGGAAACTTTTAGGTGTCATATACTATCCCCATTAATTTACAGGATTTTTAAAAATGAACAATTTGCAGCCAAATTCGCAAAACTGGATAGCATTCTAAGAGACCTGCCAATCTTAAACAAATTTTCATCGAACACAATTTGTTTGTTCACTCAATGCTGA
- a CDS encoding SET domain-containing protein-lysine N-methyltransferase, with translation MLIVETYLKEVSGKGIGLFASKLIPKNAVYWVRNTDFDKIISKTELRSYPALTSNFITNYGFQEQSGIWYLCMDNARFVNHSLNPNTFNRFNDTGELIECTTTKDILPNEEIVCNYRKTCITCDVDVDFVVADS, from the coding sequence ATGCTGATTGTCGAAACATATTTGAAAGAGGTCTCAGGTAAAGGTATCGGTTTGTTTGCTAGCAAATTAATCCCTAAAAACGCTGTTTATTGGGTCAGAAATACTGATTTTGATAAAATTATAAGTAAGACTGAATTAAGAAGTTATCCTGCGTTAACTAGCAATTTTATAACTAATTACGGTTTCCAAGAACAAAGTGGGATATGGTATCTTTGCATGGATAACGCTCGTTTTGTTAATCATTCTTTAAATCCGAATACTTTTAACAGATTTAATGATACCGGTGAGCTTATAGAATGTACTACTACCAAAGACATTCTTCCTAATGAAGAGATAGTTTGTAATTATCGGAAAACTTGCATAACGTGCGATGTTGATGTTGACTTTGTTGTTGCCGATTCTTAA
- a CDS encoding DUF6602 domain-containing protein has product MIEKVSDLLQALIKAEAQKIEEQDIHHRVTIGNMYEGLTADIISKSLFGGLDLQVINNSFIKGKKGILSKEMDVMVITGEGERLPYSDQYKVEPEQVIAVIQVKKKLNKQQLADAHENLKDVYDIADWETITPAQQEIYRDAFRTICQKDLIVDGKIREDFDNETERQVFHMLFFEAVMPVRIVLGYEGYTTEHGLRQGFVEYLKDNISTLEKQKGGFSPLTFPSLIINEGFSLLKGNAMPYIGPMLNGHWIFYFSNGQNPLMHLLEMIWTRLSYLYDIPADVFGEDLEIEGLNTLLIGNPVTTDQMSGWNYDIIETSAQELEKAANERREWEPVKLSFDQHVIIYALTQQETLSIGEIPKLINKDDTFDTAGFVRTLFETGLLLNENGCMRLATVLCRTLYTPEEGFFAADDKTGRFSRWLDKQLAAGRFK; this is encoded by the coding sequence ATGATCGAAAAAGTTTCGGACCTGCTACAGGCCTTAATTAAAGCAGAAGCCCAAAAAATTGAAGAACAGGACATCCATCACCGGGTGACCATTGGAAATATGTATGAAGGTTTGACTGCCGATATCATCAGCAAAAGCCTATTCGGAGGTTTGGACCTTCAGGTGATCAATAATTCATTTATTAAAGGCAAGAAGGGCATTCTATCCAAAGAGATGGATGTGATGGTCATTACCGGCGAAGGCGAACGTTTGCCTTACAGTGACCAATATAAGGTAGAACCTGAGCAAGTCATTGCAGTGATCCAAGTGAAAAAGAAGCTCAATAAGCAACAATTAGCCGATGCGCACGAGAACTTAAAAGATGTTTATGATATTGCCGATTGGGAAACAATAACACCGGCCCAGCAGGAGATCTACCGTGATGCGTTCCGCACTATCTGCCAGAAAGATCTGATCGTTGATGGTAAAATCAGGGAGGATTTTGACAATGAGACCGAACGCCAGGTTTTTCATATGTTATTTTTTGAAGCAGTGATGCCTGTACGCATTGTACTGGGCTATGAGGGCTATACCACTGAACACGGACTCAGACAAGGTTTCGTTGAATACTTAAAGGACAATATTTCCACGCTTGAAAAACAAAAGGGCGGCTTTTCACCACTGACTTTCCCCAGCCTGATCATCAATGAGGGCTTTAGCCTGCTCAAAGGTAACGCGATGCCTTATATAGGCCCTATGCTTAACGGGCATTGGATCTTCTATTTTTCCAATGGCCAGAATCCGTTAATGCACCTTTTGGAGATGATCTGGACACGCTTATCATATTTGTACGATATTCCGGCTGATGTATTCGGTGAGGATCTCGAAATCGAAGGCCTGAATACCTTGCTAATCGGAAACCCTGTTACCACAGATCAAATGAGTGGCTGGAATTATGATATTATTGAAACCTCTGCTCAAGAATTAGAGAAAGCTGCTAACGAACGAAGGGAATGGGAACCGGTCAAACTAAGTTTTGACCAACATGTGATCATCTATGCGCTGACACAGCAAGAAACGCTGTCTATTGGGGAGATCCCAAAACTGATCAACAAAGATGACACTTTCGATACCGCAGGTTTTGTTCGAACCCTGTTTGAAACCGGTTTACTGCTCAACGAAAATGGCTGTATGCGTTTGGCCACAGTATTATGCCGCACACTCTACACACCTGAAGAAGGCTTTTTTGCCGCAGACGACAAAACAGGACGCTTCAGCCGCTGGCTCGACAAACAACTGGCTGCTGGTCGCTTTAAATAA
- a CDS encoding DUF6035 family protein → MAFQRTIELAYDRDTGECYDAATSFKVAKEAYELRKRYNSGKLNLGCYRCDQPLLISDSKNDNVHFKHFPNADDCPMKNGKMSDEDVQDFTNIIRAHERPRHIFLKNRIAELLRQTDGVEPGSVIADTRFFFNDIEKRRPDVYGVYQGKEMAFEIQLSRLSQKYLLGRHNFYKASGIYLVWILDDFDVHGQSTMERDIKYLTPSQNFFKLDEKAADFKLSCTYKSPFISEKDRVIAPWQTKSVSLSQVTFDPQSFQIYYLNYEQKLKETEEKLKEQIEANEQRELEERNAERRTQAAQDADAVIEKLKKHKSHNWNFYKFGEELDKLSPLGLETLNSRFRFADKRVQGKSLINHYIANAIPGQHSFIHYLLRDDRIVFDSNANDDDGTTTFQQILKNEHLSYRQPLIKSLFKRGYQLTAADVQAHDALIMDVKEKARELQTYHWCDQLKSKALVDSVYQHLSFLFAIESARRQERFGSDYKDWISFGVQAILKHKQFYVYVERAFKKYGLWAIIEAHDKNKSFQKQIAKLQANPPEQDVSSVYPLMYELYHDIA, encoded by the coding sequence ATGGCATTTCAACGAACCATAGAGCTAGCTTACGACAGGGATACCGGCGAATGTTATGATGCGGCCACATCCTTTAAAGTTGCCAAAGAAGCCTATGAGTTGCGCAAACGTTACAATTCGGGCAAACTGAATTTGGGTTGTTATCGCTGTGATCAGCCCCTACTCATTTCGGATAGCAAAAATGACAACGTGCATTTCAAGCATTTTCCCAATGCTGATGATTGTCCGATGAAAAATGGTAAAATGAGCGACGAAGATGTACAGGATTTTACCAATATTATCAGGGCGCATGAACGGCCAAGGCATATCTTCCTGAAAAACCGGATCGCAGAATTATTAAGGCAAACAGATGGCGTCGAGCCAGGTTCGGTAATTGCCGATACGCGCTTCTTTTTTAACGACATCGAAAAACGACGGCCGGATGTTTATGGGGTTTACCAGGGCAAAGAAATGGCCTTTGAAATTCAACTGTCCAGGTTATCGCAGAAATACCTCTTAGGCAGGCACAATTTTTACAAAGCATCGGGTATTTATCTGGTCTGGATTCTGGACGACTTTGATGTGCATGGCCAGTCGACCATGGAGCGGGATATCAAGTACCTGACGCCATCGCAGAACTTTTTTAAACTGGATGAAAAGGCAGCAGATTTTAAGCTGTCCTGTACCTACAAATCGCCCTTTATTTCCGAAAAAGACCGGGTGATCGCACCCTGGCAGACAAAGTCGGTGAGTTTATCCCAGGTGACCTTTGACCCACAAAGTTTCCAGATATATTACTTGAACTATGAGCAAAAACTAAAAGAAACAGAGGAAAAACTAAAAGAACAAATCGAAGCCAATGAGCAAAGAGAGCTTGAAGAGCGGAATGCTGAACGGCGGACACAAGCGGCCCAAGATGCCGACGCCGTGATCGAAAAACTAAAGAAACACAAAAGCCATAACTGGAACTTTTACAAGTTCGGTGAGGAGCTGGATAAACTTTCACCTTTAGGTTTAGAAACATTAAATTCCAGGTTTCGCTTTGCCGACAAACGCGTACAAGGCAAGAGCCTCATTAATCACTATATAGCCAACGCCATACCGGGACAACATTCTTTTATTCATTATTTGTTGCGAGATGACCGTATCGTTTTCGATTCCAATGCCAATGACGACGATGGCACCACGACCTTTCAGCAAATCCTGAAAAATGAGCATTTGAGCTATCGTCAGCCCTTGATCAAAAGCTTGTTCAAGCGGGGCTATCAACTGACCGCCGCCGACGTTCAGGCGCATGATGCACTAATCATGGACGTTAAAGAAAAGGCCAGGGAATTACAGACTTACCATTGGTGCGACCAGCTTAAAAGCAAAGCCTTAGTAGACAGCGTTTATCAGCACCTCAGCTTTTTGTTTGCCATAGAAAGCGCTCGCCGGCAAGAGCGGTTCGGCTCCGATTATAAAGACTGGATCAGTTTTGGGGTCCAGGCCATCCTTAAACACAAGCAATTTTATGTTTACGTTGAACGCGCTTTCAAAAAATACGGTCTTTGGGCCATCATTGAGGCGCACGACAAAAACAAAAGCTTTCAAAAGCAGATCGCCAAACTACAAGCCAACCCACCTGAACAAGATGTATCATCAGTTTATCCTTTGATGTATGAACTATATCACGACATCGCCTAA
- a CDS encoding restriction endonuclease encodes MAYQEEDIDFDRLDWRQFEELCYDLLVRFRFHSMAWRRGGADHGRDIEARRTVTDAITSPYIEKWFIECKRHSQGIALDQVVEKINWARVEKADHFLLIVSSYLTTATRDWLEKAGQTEPFSIHVIEGKFLMQQLLLFPDIVIKYFAADDVRLVRSLILQWVSHHILPGPKALYDLYRQLDFSRLNHEELAFLWHAYTRAEESLEQYYRDEDLEPIRSDMMVPFDFLIPHLKKAQNWEYPAMKAAETQRFGMINGLGQAWMDPQGSDFAYAHIQYELPDGERVQVLLVKENKILEVRIASGYKSASLL; translated from the coding sequence ATGGCTTACCAAGAAGAAGATATTGATTTTGATCGGCTGGATTGGAGACAGTTCGAAGAACTGTGCTACGACCTCCTCGTCAGGTTCCGCTTTCATAGCATGGCCTGGCGCCGAGGCGGCGCCGACCATGGTCGCGATATTGAAGCCCGCCGTACGGTCACTGATGCCATCACCAGCCCTTACATCGAAAAATGGTTCATTGAATGTAAAAGGCATAGCCAGGGCATTGCCCTAGATCAGGTCGTCGAAAAAATCAATTGGGCGAGAGTAGAAAAAGCGGACCATTTTCTGCTGATCGTATCCTCTTATTTAACCACTGCCACCCGCGACTGGCTAGAGAAAGCCGGGCAGACCGAACCATTTTCGATCCATGTTATCGAAGGAAAATTCCTTATGCAGCAGTTACTGTTGTTCCCAGATATCGTCATTAAATATTTCGCTGCAGACGACGTACGCCTGGTCCGTAGCTTAATCCTGCAATGGGTAAGCCATCATATCCTGCCCGGGCCTAAAGCTTTATATGATCTTTACCGCCAACTCGATTTCAGCCGCCTGAACCACGAGGAACTAGCTTTCCTATGGCATGCCTATACCCGTGCTGAAGAAAGTTTGGAACAGTATTACCGCGATGAAGACTTGGAACCCATTCGATCGGACATGATGGTGCCTTTTGATTTCCTGATCCCGCATCTGAAAAAAGCACAGAACTGGGAATATCCTGCCATGAAAGCAGCTGAAACGCAGCGGTTCGGCATGATCAACGGCCTCGGCCAGGCCTGGATGGACCCGCAGGGCAGCGATTTCGCTTATGCCCATATCCAATACGAGCTACCTGACGGAGAACGTGTGCAGGTGTTACTGGTGAAAGAGAATAAGATCCTCGAAGTCAGGATCGCTTCTGGCTACAAATCCGCCTCATTATTGTAA
- a CDS encoding DUF3732 domain-containing protein, which translates to MNFQLLQLIIWPKNAEFPPRQVNFQPGMLNVITGASRTGKSAIIPIIDYCLASGDCSIPIDTIRDFASWYGIVFQTDYEQVLLARRVPLGNQVSNDFYLLRSAIVSVPLTIPDKNETTDGVKNYLNTISGMPYFNLGGEDDKKAYTARLSFRDLMALIFQSQDIVANQNILFYKTHAHEHREKLRNWFPFILGAENLDTLKARQRIQVIEKRLNQLRREFDKTKAVSSAWKANMEGHLRVAKEYGLLQEENLQNADPEALLNMARQILQVIPEHSLTEFKDIDTANKNIADLEAEERYLSAEIGLVKKRLSDVKRLSTGLTDYESSIRKRVDRLQISKWLEEVSTETSGCPACGSTEHPNGKAELRKIASVFSTIEQQSKTLAEVPTSFSREEQRLNQELETLIDNKKDFQRRFDLIMQTNSEARAEFQRRKNMYLFLGNMQASLATFESLVDGGELQTEIALLEREYTDLMATINEYTVRARIDAATARIAQGVLRHLKTLDVESKYREVAPRFDTKDLNVSVLSNDNHWHYLGQVGSASNWVSFHIALMCALQEYFLSQPVSCVPSFVIFDQPSQVYFPKLKRNQIATETDLQFPDEDVEAVKGMFKTIADSIRAMNGRWQSIILDHADDTIYGDIEGVHEVEVWRDGNKLIPEAWYS; encoded by the coding sequence ATGAACTTTCAACTACTGCAACTGATCATCTGGCCCAAGAACGCGGAATTTCCGCCGAGACAGGTCAACTTTCAACCGGGTATGCTCAATGTCATCACCGGTGCCTCCCGTACCGGGAAATCCGCGATCATCCCGATTATTGATTATTGCCTGGCATCTGGAGATTGTTCTATCCCGATCGATACCATCCGGGATTTTGCCTCCTGGTATGGCATCGTTTTCCAGACCGATTACGAGCAGGTCCTGCTGGCCCGCCGCGTGCCACTTGGCAACCAGGTCAGTAATGATTTTTATTTGCTACGCTCAGCCATTGTCAGTGTACCGCTTACCATCCCTGATAAGAACGAAACCACCGATGGCGTCAAAAACTATCTTAATACTATATCCGGCATGCCCTATTTCAATCTTGGCGGGGAAGACGACAAAAAAGCTTATACCGCCCGGCTCAGTTTCCGTGACCTGATGGCGCTGATCTTTCAAAGCCAGGATATCGTAGCCAACCAAAACATCCTGTTCTATAAGACCCACGCCCATGAGCACCGCGAAAAGCTCCGTAACTGGTTTCCCTTTATCCTTGGTGCTGAAAACCTGGACACCCTAAAAGCCAGGCAGCGTATCCAAGTGATAGAAAAAAGGCTGAACCAACTGCGCCGGGAATTTGATAAGACGAAAGCCGTATCGTCGGCCTGGAAAGCCAATATGGAAGGGCACCTGCGCGTGGCCAAAGAATACGGCCTGCTCCAGGAAGAAAATCTGCAAAATGCCGACCCGGAGGCCTTGCTGAATATGGCCCGGCAGATCCTGCAGGTGATCCCCGAGCATTCCCTGACCGAATTCAAGGATATCGATACCGCCAACAAAAACATCGCCGACCTGGAAGCCGAGGAGCGTTACTTAAGCGCCGAAATCGGCCTGGTGAAAAAACGCTTATCCGACGTCAAACGCCTCAGCACCGGTCTGACTGACTACGAAAGCTCGATCCGTAAACGCGTCGACCGATTGCAGATCTCCAAATGGCTCGAAGAGGTGTCTACTGAAACTTCCGGTTGTCCGGCCTGCGGCAGCACAGAACACCCCAATGGCAAAGCTGAACTGCGAAAGATCGCCTCGGTATTTTCCACTATCGAACAACAGTCCAAAACACTGGCCGAAGTACCCACCTCTTTTTCCCGCGAGGAACAGCGACTAAACCAGGAATTGGAAACCCTGATCGACAACAAAAAAGATTTCCAGCGCCGCTTCGACTTAATCATGCAAACGAATAGCGAAGCCCGCGCCGAATTCCAGCGCCGTAAGAACATGTACCTGTTCCTCGGCAATATGCAGGCCTCGCTGGCTACCTTTGAAAGCCTGGTCGACGGCGGCGAACTGCAAACCGAGATCGCCCTGCTGGAAAGGGAATACACCGACCTGATGGCCACCATCAACGAATATACCGTCCGTGCCCGGATCGATGCCGCCACCGCCCGCATTGCGCAGGGCGTGCTCCGCCACCTAAAAACGCTTGACGTGGAAAGCAAATACCGCGAAGTCGCGCCCCGCTTTGACACCAAAGACCTGAATGTTTCTGTATTGAGCAACGATAACCACTGGCATTACCTCGGCCAAGTCGGCAGTGCCTCCAACTGGGTTTCTTTCCACATTGCTTTGATGTGCGCCCTGCAGGAATATTTCCTCAGCCAGCCCGTGTCCTGCGTTCCCAGTTTTGTGATCTTTGACCAACCGAGCCAAGTATACTTTCCTAAACTCAAACGCAATCAGATCGCGACCGAAACCGACCTACAGTTCCCGGACGAAGACGTCGAAGCCGTTAAAGGCATGTTTAAAACCATCGCGGACTCCATCCGGGCAATGAACGGCAGATGGCAAAGCATTATCCTCGATCACGCAGATGATACCATTTACGGTGATATCGAAGGTGTCCACGAAGTCGAAGTTTGGCGTGATGGCAATAAGCTGATCCCCGAGGCCTGGTACAGTTAA
- a CDS encoding three component ABC system middle component, which produces MGEVLEEVRIWNTPVIGAYLLWRFTKGYASTHPSGDAPVALLHFVAVAILTSQQLSAPVSNMRADLPSYLRSFEDSKSSDTLLSIHERTKARLAYTLRAIDIAVAQGLLFWDTETAQLYPKSELKKPSRGNALKSVHEQTGKKAEILGNWFGRQDLASIANYLKIVF; this is translated from the coding sequence ATGGGAGAAGTATTAGAAGAAGTACGGATATGGAACACGCCGGTTATCGGCGCTTACCTCTTATGGCGTTTTACGAAAGGCTATGCCTCCACACACCCCAGTGGCGATGCCCCCGTCGCGCTGCTCCATTTCGTGGCCGTCGCGATATTGACCAGCCAGCAGTTGTCCGCACCGGTCAGCAATATGCGAGCCGATCTGCCATCTTATCTGCGTAGCTTTGAGGATTCCAAAAGTTCTGATACTCTGCTAAGCATCCATGAACGGACCAAGGCGAGGCTGGCTTATACCCTGAGGGCCATCGATATCGCCGTCGCCCAGGGCCTGCTCTTCTGGGATACGGAGACCGCCCAGCTTTATCCGAAAAGCGAACTAAAGAAACCCTCAAGAGGAAACGCGCTCAAAAGCGTCCACGAACAGACCGGCAAGAAAGCTGAGATCTTGGGCAACTGGTTCGGACGCCAGGACCTGGCATCCATCGCCAATTATTTAAAAATCGTATTTTAA
- a CDS encoding ABC-three component system protein — protein MTSNAPAQLLGYAVQFPRALLHLLRAGPGDAVSVEVIGDVATHLADGAALSEEDKSSTVGNPLTDRSSDLWKTFYNWLKAIDEGHIGLEKTWFYLYTNQSGREAIVHTFDKAITIEEAKTAVTNAKASLADITDSHEIWPYLNFVLSYDQDKFAELLTRFELQVNDGLGFNEIQDELERLLIGKHQRKFVTNLLSGWLQEEIMGKIALKQPALIPWEDYQKQFTVYFDRARKLELVDFALENPPTDDLIQDQMKIQPRYLQQLSHIRADEDDIVEAVTDFLRAKTNRDKWIENEIINEEVAIDFEEKLTSFWNTQQKMIALTEKTREDHERGQLLFLNCKIRQEVIRDMSPPNGTIAGTYHALVEGKSLGWHPRWDAL, from the coding sequence ATGACATCCAATGCGCCGGCTCAGTTATTAGGTTACGCGGTCCAGTTCCCACGGGCATTGCTGCACCTGCTGCGAGCTGGCCCCGGTGACGCTGTCAGTGTAGAGGTCATCGGCGACGTTGCCACCCATCTGGCAGACGGCGCGGCCTTGTCCGAAGAGGATAAAAGCTCTACTGTCGGCAATCCGCTGACTGACCGTTCCTCGGATCTCTGGAAGACCTTTTACAATTGGTTAAAAGCCATAGACGAAGGTCATATCGGTTTAGAAAAGACTTGGTTTTATTTGTATACCAATCAAAGCGGCCGTGAGGCCATCGTTCATACTTTCGACAAGGCAATAACAATAGAGGAAGCCAAAACTGCGGTAACCAATGCCAAGGCGTCTTTAGCTGATATCACCGATAGTCATGAGATCTGGCCTTATTTAAATTTTGTGCTGTCCTATGACCAGGATAAATTTGCCGAATTGCTTACCCGTTTCGAACTTCAGGTCAACGACGGACTCGGCTTTAACGAGATCCAGGATGAACTGGAGCGTCTGTTGATTGGCAAACACCAGCGTAAATTCGTGACCAACTTGCTAAGTGGCTGGCTACAGGAGGAGATCATGGGTAAGATCGCTCTAAAACAGCCCGCGCTGATTCCCTGGGAAGATTATCAAAAGCAGTTTACGGTTTATTTTGACCGCGCAAGAAAACTCGAACTAGTAGACTTTGCGCTGGAAAATCCGCCGACCGACGACCTGATCCAGGACCAGATGAAGATCCAGCCGCGGTACTTACAACAGCTCAGCCATATCCGTGCCGATGAAGACGACATCGTGGAGGCCGTGACGGATTTCCTACGAGCCAAGACCAACCGCGATAAGTGGATCGAAAACGAGATCATCAATGAAGAAGTGGCTATTGACTTTGAAGAAAAACTCACCAGTTTTTGGAATACGCAGCAAAAGATGATCGCGCTGACGGAAAAGACGCGCGAAGACCACGAGCGTGGCCAGTTACTATTTTTAAATTGCAAGATACGGCAGGAAGTGATCCGCGACATGTCGCCGCCAAATGGCACGATAGCCGGCACTTACCACGCACTCGTTGAAGGTAAATCATTAGGTTGGCATCCCCGCTGGGATGCCCTATAA
- a CDS encoding coiled-coil domain-containing protein, translated as MYYPPKENDENHDYARSVAYGGVIHITNVKESGRHDFTCLGCDKPMQAILRKIHGSKPYFRHDVTDVPVYERCPFSNIQARRLIALEAIQLDKQLRLPPVYKLPPKGTAGLAIPLQSGQTMCFGSVKRHLHCFETPGGDLLLGNEPASEDDFHLFTADAVGFDEDDNPILLILISDGKRKKMDVDLMATLPILGIDAVVIIPPRSKPEEIYKAVMTGKNIKWLYNNDEREFNYHSLSADLSAGIPAADVDEGFLFEETFDCRTAEINSLIRTFNKFLGTESYRKAEQHNRRIIGETELAITRAGERRDEFEERYRAASESAHQRELDDVDERRNRLGTAKAEFSGNYQDLDERYRRKKRELDEAARVLESSIRAAELAPNSSGRSIAARRSEIERNYQSARRRMDELFEREYDQLTASEQELNELLQVKEQLSKDYANLSQKSQDDLKDYSAKRQPNLTSLKQTKQQQLNSYKQMEKTSQNALENNLKTYETELLKPLKNEMLTELQGFPEDLKRYWMDEDIFWLSRMPKVTTEGTVQLKNSLSRQLAKRGYGHISVEELANAAADFSVK; from the coding sequence ATGTATTACCCACCAAAAGAGAACGACGAGAACCATGATTATGCCCGTAGCGTTGCGTATGGCGGTGTTATTCACATTACTAATGTAAAGGAAAGTGGCCGGCATGACTTTACCTGTTTGGGTTGCGACAAGCCAATGCAAGCAATTTTACGTAAGATTCATGGATCGAAACCTTATTTCAGGCATGACGTGACGGATGTTCCGGTGTACGAACGATGCCCATTCAGTAATATTCAGGCGCGACGGCTAATCGCGCTGGAAGCCATCCAACTGGATAAGCAATTGCGTTTACCACCAGTCTATAAGTTACCCCCAAAGGGAACTGCGGGCTTGGCTATTCCACTTCAAAGCGGACAAACCATGTGTTTTGGTAGTGTTAAGCGCCATCTGCATTGTTTTGAAACGCCGGGTGGTGATCTCTTGCTAGGTAATGAACCCGCATCGGAAGATGACTTCCATCTTTTTACGGCCGATGCGGTGGGTTTCGATGAAGACGATAACCCGATATTACTTATCCTCATATCCGATGGCAAAAGGAAAAAGATGGATGTGGACCTGATGGCGACGCTGCCTATACTTGGCATCGACGCGGTGGTGATCATACCGCCACGCTCCAAACCGGAGGAAATCTACAAGGCGGTAATGACCGGTAAAAATATTAAATGGCTTTATAACAATGACGAACGAGAATTCAATTATCATTCCTTATCCGCAGACCTCTCAGCGGGCATACCAGCGGCTGATGTCGACGAGGGATTCCTTTTTGAGGAAACTTTCGACTGCCGAACAGCGGAAATTAATAGCCTCATACGAACTTTTAATAAATTCCTGGGCACAGAATCTTACCGAAAAGCAGAGCAGCACAATCGCCGAATTATCGGCGAAACTGAACTCGCTATTACAAGAGCTGGAGAACGACGCGATGAGTTTGAAGAACGGTATAGAGCAGCAAGTGAATCTGCACATCAGCGAGAGCTTGACGATGTTGACGAACGAAGAAATCGACTTGGAACAGCAAAAGCAGAGTTTAGCGGAAATTATCAAGATCTGGACGAAAGATATCGTCGGAAAAAACGCGAACTTGATGAAGCGGCAAGGGTACTTGAATCAAGTATACGTGCAGCGGAACTCGCACCAAACAGCAGCGGAAGATCAATTGCGGCAAGACGAAGCGAAATTGAAAGAAATTACCAAAGCGCACGAAGACGAATGGACGAACTCTTTGAAAGAGAGTACGATCAGTTGACCGCCAGCGAACAGGAGTTGAACGAACTCTTGCAAGTGAAGGAGCAGCTGTCGAAAGACTACGCGAACTTGTCGCAAAAGAGCCAGGACGACTTGAAAGATTACTCCGCGAAAAGGCAACCGAATTTGACCAGCTTGAAGCAAACGAAACAGCAGCAATTAAACAGTTACAAGCAGATGGAGAAAACCTCGCAGAACGCTTTGGAAAACAATTTGAAGACCTACGAAACCGAACTACTCAAGCCGCTGAAGAACGAGATGCTGACGGAATTACAGGGTTTTCCCGAAGACTTAAAGCGCTATTGGATGGACGAGGATATCTTTTGGCTATCACGGATGCCCAAAGTGACTACCGAAGGCACCGTGCAGCTAAAGAATTCCTTGAGTCGCCAGCTGGCGAAGCGTGGCTACGGACATATCAGTGTTGAAGAACTCGCTAATGCTGCCGCAGACTTCAGTGTCAAATAG